From the Lolium rigidum isolate FL_2022 chromosome 2, APGP_CSIRO_Lrig_0.1, whole genome shotgun sequence genome, one window contains:
- the LOC124688301 gene encoding metalloendoproteinase 3-MMP-like → MASSSLSMLVAAAMVAAAVVIVGTPAAAHFPAGLPEPPFPNPWSAFQNLSGCHMGDERDGLARLKGYLSHFGYLPSAPSSSPFTDAFDADLEAAIATYQRNFGLDATGALDPSTVSQLVAPRCGVADVINGTSTMDRNSSSSAHGRHLYTYFPGGPMWPPFRRDLTYALTATSATSIDRATLSAVFARAFARWSDATTLRFTEAAPGADADITIGFYAGDHGDGEGFDGPLGTLAHAFSPTDGRFHLDAAEAWTVGDSASSSSGAVDLESVAVHEIGHLLGLGHSSVQGSIMYPTIRTGTRKVELETDDVQGIQSLYGTNPDFKGVAPTSPSTSSRETDSSAAADSRPAVSGFVGAVVAVGLLLLLPL, encoded by the coding sequence ATGGCCTCTTCATCCCTCTCCATGTTGGTTGCTGCcgccatggtggcggcggcggtggtgatcGTTGGCACGCCGGCAGCAGCACACTTCCCGGCCGGATTGCCGGAGCCGCCGTTCCCGAACCCGTGGTCGGCGTTCCAGAACCTCtcgggctgccacatgggcgacgAGCGGGACGGGCTCGCGCGGCTCAAGGGCTACCTCAGCCACTTTGGGTACCTCCCGTCGGCGCCGTCCTCCTCGCCCTTCACCGACGCCTTCGACGCCGACCTGGAGGCGGCCATCGCCACGTACCAGCGCAACTTCGGCCTCGACGCCACGGGGGCCCTCGACCCGTCCACCGTCTCGCAGCTGGTCGCCCCGCGCTGCGGGGTCGCCGACGTCATCAACGGCACGTCCACCATGGACAGGAACTCCTCCTCGTCCGCGCACGGCCGGCACCTGTACACCTACTTCCCCGGCGGGCCGATGTGGCCGCCGTTCCGGCGCGACCTCACGTACGCGCTGACCGCGACCTCAGCCACGTCCATCGACCGCGCCACGCTGAGCGCCGTCTTCGCGCGGGCCTTCGCGCGGTGGTCGGACGCCACCACGCTGCGGTTCACTgaggcggcgccgggggccgACGCGGACATCACCATCGGGTTCTACGCGGGGGaccacggcgacggcgagggcttcGACGGGCCGCTCGGCACGCTGGCGCACGCCTTCTCGCCCACGGACGGGCGCTTCCACCTGGACGCCGCCGAGGCGTGGACGGTGGGGGACAGcgcgtcgtcctcctcgggcGCGGTGGACCTGGAGTCGGTGGCGGTGCACGAGATCGGCCACCTGCTGGGGCTCGGCCACTCGTCGGTGCAGGGCTCCATCATGTACCCGACCATCCGGACGGGCACCAGGAAGGTGGAGCTGGAGACGGACGACGTGCAGGGGATCCAGAGCCTCTACGGGACCAACCCCGACTTCAAGGGCGTCGCGCCGACGTCGCCGTCGACGAGCAGCAGGGAGACGGACAGCAGCGCCGCCGCGGACTCCCGGCCGGCCGTCAGTGGGTTCGTTGGGGCGGTTGTGGCGGTTGGCCTGCTGCTCCTACTACCACTGTAG